TGAGAAAGTAAAACACggtataaaattaaagatacaTTAATCTATCGTTTTAACATATTATCTGTTTTAGACTAAATTTTGAAGGTTTGCTTTtggtattattttaaaaaactttttatcaATGAAGGTATTTATATATGGATAAACTCTTGTCCAACTCTACTTTTATTCAATGTGgaactttgtttgcactccaacaatatcttcatatattattagttaatgTCTCTAGTTTTGAGTGATAGATGCATGAGATGGTTGGTATATTCTGATCTCATTTGAATGAATGTTCATCACAATCAGccaaaagagaataaaaatagttGAGGCTGGCCCAAACATATTCTTTCTTGCTGTGTAATAATGAGGCTTTTCAGAAAAGTTCAATTATTGTAGCCCAAACTCTGTTGGGCCCGAAGCTCCAATTCCATGACGCGACAGCATTATCAAATCCACGAAAAATACTCAAATTCTTTCTATTTCCATTGCTTTATCAGTGTTTTGTTGATAAATTAAACTTGCACATATTTTCTAACATTTGTTtgagttaaaaatttaactctCAGTTTAagtcttatatttataaatatattgtaatttgtcTAATAAATGAAGAAGTTTAAAACAAGACATAACTTAATTTtggttcaaaaattcaatattttaacaaGTTATGTTTTTACAAAATTCACTTATGTCGAATTTAAAGTACTTTATGAATAACttgtttgatttaatttaaactcATTCTTCTTGCTCTCATAAATTAAAGCTGCCATGCTTATAGATTCTTATTCCTTTCATTTTGATCTTTGTACTATCTGCAGGCAATACAGATAGAGTGCAATgtctttatacttttgttttagAAATCCATGTATTTTTTTCCTACATTCTTTATCAATTATTATTCTAATTACTTGacaagaatttaaaataaaaacacctaatattatattattcttttcattttttaaaatgttatttaaagataaaatcgtaatagaaaaaacttcaaaattcataatactttacaatttaaataattcatctTCCGACAcatatgttattataattttcttatttctttaataattattatttggacACTTGTAAATAGAATAGctccaaaaatatcttttaaacaaattaatgatACATGCATGatccattatttttcatagaCTCTATTTTAGGTTTCAtctgaaatattttgaaattttaacttaatctaTTAATCTACCTAAAAACATCTTTCAAAATTAGAGTGTTTATATAGgtttaattaatgaaatgatAGGTCAAGAAGAAAGaactttaataaaagtaaaCCAAAATACATACAAGTATTAAATAAGGGTACCGGTACAATGATACGTACACATGTCGATTATACTCAAAtgacaatgttttttttttcttttaaaactacCATCACTCGTTACAAAACAGTGTTATTTGAATGTAATTGACACGAATGCGTGTCATTGTATCAACACCCTTTACAATAATTGTttgtaaaaatggaatttttttttttatgatattagtctacttttaaaattcttaacaCAAATGTCTATTTCTAAAGTCAAATCtaatctttttttataacttatttaaatacACGTTTGCAATAAtacattcaaatataataaaaaaagttatcttcTTTACtgactttctttcttttcatgtacgttaatatatattcacatgtaattagtttttttaaagaattctTTATTGTTGTAGGGAGTGGTAACCAATAGTTTGGAAagctaatataatatattcaaaatatacgTATTACTATTATcattaataaagaatataatttaatataattataattatgaataaattactcgtatttatttaaattattgtaattccttcttttaatttattgataattaaattaaaactaaaattttcaaatatgtaattattaaaatcaaaatcaataaaaaaatagaatagaatattttctttcatgtttatttatgttatttaaaaaaattatacatacatttctaaaaaaaataaaaattagaacaCTTGAATTAGTTAgattatcaaaatttgaaaagaaaattaagatatacctattcaaatttttatatttcaaacattgcatataaaaaatattcatgagaaaaaaataaaaggtcgTATATAGCAAATATCATACTATAAAACTGACATTTAATTGTGACCTGAGTCTGAAAAGAgttactttgtttttttctttttcaaaagtgGAATacaataagtaataaataagtAGAAATAATAagtttgtttttacttttttttttcctttaaaaataaaatgaaaaaaataagatatgtGAAAAAACAAACTTAGGCTCAATGCAAAGGATCCATCCAAGTGTCATATATAATCACTGTTTATAAGGTATGTCATGTCAttagaataatttattacaactttattatttaGTGTTAGGAATTAAATTTGAGATGAAAAAAGTATACCaatatatcattttcaatttcttatatgTATAATCTAGtctctacttttcttattagtATCTATacttttaatacatttaataaaaaaatagttaaataattccactttttatattttttaatgtcttAAAGACATTGTTCATCtaagtatatttaaataaaaagtcttGTTATCGAATAGGCAATAGCCTTTCCAATTACATAAAAGATagaataaactaataaaatagatCAGTTACTAATCAAACTATCTTGTTAACAATAAGGATCCCCACAATTTTATGTTTATCATAATTTACAAGTAATAAGAAGAGAACTCGTCAAAATTCACCCAATTCTATAACTTCATTTCAAAAGCTTTTCACCACAAattgattatttcttttatactaatactactactaataataataatacaaaaaaaattaatgaagtaCAATAAATAACGTTTTgcttaaaacaatatttttgtgtCTATTCTGAGTCCAATGAaatgtgtataaaaaaaaaaatcatattttaacaccaatttttgacactattttgacactgcacacgtgtcaaaatgtggttggatgatttcaaattaaaaaaaactgagacaagaacatatttgaaagagaaaaaccaaagtttttttttttaatttgaaatcgtccaaccacattttgacacgtgtgcaacgtcaaaattgtgttaaaaaattggtgttaaaatatcattttctatacaaaaaaaacttgtttcataaatcatatgctaaaattaaattatgtacaagttaatttgaatttatgaaagatttttcttttcacatgaacttccttaaaaataaattttaatatataaagacttattttatttattaatattgattcaaCTCAGTCAATTTTGAATTCATAATCAATTCTACAAGTGAAATCGAACTTCCTATCATTTAGCTAAAACCATGTTGACTAGTCAATGattaagaaaaagttaactcGAAACCAAACTCAACCTTAACAAGCTCTAATGGAACAACGAACTTTTTAATTCcctccaaagaaaaaaagagtttgttTTTTGCTAATTTATTGAATACCAGAAaagccattttttttttctgagggGAAAATGCTTCCATATATGTAGCTTTTCGCAATGTGCAGCAGCATTTTCCTGTCGCTTACAACTGCAATCTACAAGAGATGAAGAGAAAAAAGGgattatgaaaaattttaagaccaaaaaagtctaaattttttttaagataacgATACTTTCgtaatattttttgacaatattttaacatcatttacgtaTCATTGTCTGATTAGTTTATggtgatgtttatgattattattattaattgtagaataattttaaaacaatcagaaaataatacgtagataatattaaaatgttatcaaagtattattattctttttcttttaagagaaaaggaggaaaagatgCTAAACCTTTTCAAGTCTTAACATAGTTTGGTATAGGTATACCAGACCCTTCTGTCAACTTTTTATATGCAGCCTGCAATCTTCTAGTGATTGCTCCAACTTCTCCATTGCCAATTATGCGACCATCAACCTTCACAACCTAAagaaaaatccaataaattttaatctcaTTCCATAGAACTCATTCtgccaaagttaaatatgtttttagtctccaAACTTTCATAcgtcttcaaattttaaaattaaataaatataatctttttaactcaattattttaacttttaacacGTATCATTGCATTAAAAAGACATGTACattcagttttaaaatttaaagaataaaatgtatcaaagtttaGACAAATTCTGATTTCATACTAAGATTTAAAGACTaagaacatatttaatccttaaatgTATGGTCAGATTCAATTGAAAAGGTATATAACTGGAACTTACTGGGCTCAGTTCTCCCATTGTTCCAGTTGTCCAGACCTGCAAGATAGTCTTCTAGCTATATAACTcaacataatatatatgtataatcgTACAATTTTTGcagaaataatttatatgttaaaaataatacattaatataaaattatcaaataagaaaatgatTAGAACAGTATAAGATACTTATAACAGTAGAAGTTGAGAGTTGAATATTAATGAACTGagtatatattttctaatttaaaatagttactGTGAAGGAAATAAACTTACCATGGTAGTTTATGACTAGATGATGGAGTAAAACTATTTATAGTGTCAGTGTAtggtctttttattttcataagttaatccttaatattttatagcaatttttgtttagaaatgtattttgaaattgtaTACGGGAACCTCATCTGCAGTATGAACTTCTGACAAGCTGATTCTGCGCTCCTCTAAGATTAACTGTTCTTTCACAACAAGGTCCATCACCTAAAATTGCAAACCAGAACAGTCCAATCAATGCCAAAGTACACTTCATTGATAAGCATAACTTAGAATGAATTACAAACCTAAACTTTTCTAGTGTTCTACTCCATTTCCTACCAAAAACAAGTTATTATTTGCCAACACAATGGCACTCTGATAAACAAAATCAGATGCTGAATAAAAGCACTTCTTGTAGCTGAAACTGGTATCAGGTGTCATCTGATACTTCACTCCCAACATAAATGTTACAATGTATACAGAAATTGGTTTAAAAACAACAGGATGATTGTACACAGCTTACAGTTGCACGAGTAATGCCAGGAAGACAGTAATCGGCATGAGGTGTCAAAACACGGCCTTTTTTAACCACGAACTGCAGACAGAAGAACAATAAATGAGTTGAAGTGTTCCAGAAATTAGATCCTGTACTATCTATGTTGCAAATAAACCTTGTTGCAAAAACAAAACCCTGTGATCCTTCTCAAAAAGGGGGTCTTGAACAGGATTTTGTTTCCCTGAACACTGCAAGGTGATGACAAACCAACAACGTATCTGCTGCATCTCACATCATAAAAGGATGTGATTTCACATCTTACGAGCCATACACTGAGTTTACTAAATTTTCATTGGCACAAGTCAAAGTTATCCATGCTCActctttttaaaacaatatagtTTTGTGTAGATTAGTAGTCCAAAGCTTTGACTCCAAGAAATATCTGTGTTGGTTGCTACCTAGtacaatgaaaataaagagtTCTTTGACAGTAAGGGTAAATTTGAGGACATACAATGTTAGTTGCATTGGTTTCTGACAAATAACCATCTTGGTCAAGCATGATTGCGTCATCTGCTTTTGCATTATTGCCTTCAATCTGCACTAGGccaagaataatattttagtaatgaAGTAAGATATATCACTAAGACAGGATATTAGTAAGACAAGATGCTAGAAATAAGGATATTAGTAAATAAACATAACTCATTTTCGTTTTATGATACAACATTATCCAAAATACTccataataatgataataaaacaaGGATTACCATGTTAAACTAACTTAACAACCATAATTGTTACAACTAGAAATCATCTACTACTAATAACAGTAATTAGCGCATTTTGGTTGAACGCTACTTTTAAACAATCTTGAGAAGAACAGGAAAATACCTTTGCAAGTATGTTATTGAGAAGATTATTGTGATGAATCTTTGAATCCAAGTtctggtaaaaaaaataaaaataaagaaaaggggaTGGAACAAAGTCAATTGATTAAACTAAGGTTTAGATCAAACAGAACATTAAAGGTTGAATGGATCTCATTCTTTTATATGACAGTATAAAGCTacccataataataataattacaatggCATTAAGCTCTTCAACTAAAtagcattaaatattttgtaggtCTTTCTTTGCCAGCACAAACCAGGAATAGGTAATGTATTTAGTGATAACACCACAACACATCTTTATATTTTCTACTTATTTTGTCCTTCTTTCATCCTGTTTATGCACTTGTCAAAATTTCCATATGATTATAGCTTTTGTTAAGCacctctctttttttctatctATATTATCCAATGCTTATATTTTTTGGGGGGAAAGAATAAAACTCTCTGATGGAAAACCAAGTCATTCAAATGTTCTCCAatgtataaaatgaaagaaaaccatgataataaataagtatacaAGCAGAAACTTACATTTGGTGAATTACGGCGTGTTGTAGCAGTTACAAGAGCTATACCACGGGTATTATCATACACTGGGGGTTTCCATTCAGCAAGCACtgcatatattaaaaagaaccAATATAGTATAAAATGATTAACCATTTCAAAAAGCAGTGATAGACAAGGTAAACTATACATGGAAACACACTAAAATGTCCTTTTGTATTCTCCATAAATGAACCAcaatgttttcatattttataggGTAAACAACACCATGGAAGTAAAATGCATGTTGGAgacataacaaatataaaactcaCCTATGCAAGCTCTTTTTTcccttctttaatttttgtattgacCAGTCACTTTAAGATTGTGTTCGATCTGCTATTAGTAgtctaatattttcattattcatttcattctttttgtcaGTTTTCTATTCTCTATCATGTTTTTCTTACTTCTGTACTTTTAACTTAGAGCACCTCATGGGGAAATACTTGACTTGATCCCCTTCTAAAATCCCTTTTAACATTACAAAAATCATATACAAACTGTCATAGGTCAATTTGAAAACTTCAATTCGCTCAATAATGCAGAAATTGGTATATAAAAACTGTTCAGGAGTATAATAATGTTACTTATTTGGCAAAGGGATAGGAAGTTACCAATTAATGTACAGCCATAAAGATTGAATGCTGGGCTCATCCCAGAAGAAACCTGGGTAAACAGAATATTCTTTCTACTTTAGTTAAAACAAGAATGCTCCATAGAAAGGAACTTTAATACAATTTATCTCATCTTTGTTCatatactaatatattattaaaattatgaacCTGCTCCCATATAATGCTGAGCACTGCCATGTGAATGGTGATGAAACAAAATTTGACGAATTATTatctttaagaaattatttagcTCGCTGAAATGATAAGTGAGAGATAGTAAAACCTTTTTCCCTCGTGTTAGGGAAAGCCGTATGTGTGAATTGTCAAACATGCCATTCCTAATCAAAGTTCTGAAAATTGCTTCCTTTATCTGCAATTTTTTGAACATTCATCATGATGATAACTGAAAAAATAGCAATTAGCACAtagcttttaaaagaaaaacagaatcATCTGACAAAAAGCCTATCGGGATAACTAGCAAAGAGTGTTTCAACTGACACATGCTAGATAGATGAACTGAATGCATGTAAGACTCACCTCATCCCGATTAGGAACATTTTCAAAAGCTAAAGCCTTTGCTGAATCAAATAACCTATAAGAAACAAGAAATGCAAGATGACATATCATGAGTATTTCAATTATTGCATTACCTATAATCATTCAATTTATTGCATTACTATTGAGTTATGTAATCAACTGATCAGATAGAACATTATTGGAATAATGTTATAGCATAACATATAAACTATTCAATTTCTTAGTTTTGTGACATCACCTGTCTAGATGCTCCTCAAGCTTAAATATCTTTCCATTATACACCCGAAGTCCCTCCCAAACCGAGTCACCTCCTTGGACTACTGAATCAAATACAGAAACCTGATAGATCACAGGGTAATATTTTCAAACCCTGAGAATCTGTACATCAATCACATAAATCTGAACCTTTTAATTGCCATACAACTAATTACCTTAGCACTATCACGAGGTACAATCTCGTCACCAACCCAAGCAAGCAATTTCTCATTTGCAGGAACAGGAAGATCGGGAGTAGGTAAAGGAGAGCTCAGAAGAGATGATTTTTTCTTCACATGACGCCGAAGCATCTTATACAGGGGTAGACTTTGTTCCAACAAATTGTACAGAGAAAAAGGAAATGGctgaaaagaagtttaaacttTACAGCTTAACTATAGTCATGGTTTTTGTCACCTATGCCAGTCAAGGTACCTCACCCCTTTACACTTGAAAAATAACCTTGTCTTAAATTTTGTATCCTCCAAAATTTTTATGGGAAAAGCAAGAACAAACATAAGTTCATAATGAGCACCCAATTTCAAATCTAATCTCTGTTATTAGGTAAAAAAATGGCAATTAGCAATGGAGCAAACAACATCcaaatactaataataactCAAACAAAATAACATCATGGATTCTCCATAAAAGACTAATAGAACATGATAAAAACAACCAAATACCTCTGGATACTTTCTAGGTTTCTCAAAACCAGTAGATTTATGCACAGTCTTGTACCACCAAGGGGCCCACAAGCCATCTATTTCCTTTGGACCTGCTTCCCACCTAGAATGTATTGTTGCAGAATAAGAATAACTGCaatattgttttgtttgaaCGCTAAATGGCAACTTGATCAATGCCTTAACAAAAGTTTCCAGTTTCCAAAGAAAAATGACCAAAACTCCAATGAACATAATTTAAAAGGAATTCATAAAGTAGCACGGCCTATTTTTTGGGTGCATTAATGTAGCTTTAGTGATAAACTCATCCCCCTTGACTTCCTCTCAGTGATTTTAACTTTGTTGGGGGAATTTATGTAAAGGGTAAAAGAAATCTACATACTTGAGCATAGCAGGTTGAAAGGGAATCTCCAGATCATCACAGAGACCACGTAGGGTAGCCTGCAAATCAACAAGATCATGAGACTAATGCaagataattacaaaataatatttaaagccATATTTGAAGTtagtttgtaaatattattatctagtCTTCCAACTAAACAAAAACCAATCAAGCATGTTCAGAAAGCTCAGATAATACCTCAGGATCTTGTTGAAGTTCTGCAGCATCAATAACAGGTGGTGCCTTTCCAGTCTCACGAAGTTCATTGTATATACAAACCAGCTCTGCCAAACCCAACTCATAGAAAGATGGAGGGACAACCTTATCAAAGGATGGCTGAACATACACAATTGAGTGAAGCACACAAGAACTATCACGCAGTAGCCATAGACATAAATAACCACAAAATAccataaaatttgataaaatatttgcaACACCCTGTATGCATTATTAATGAAACACAAAGCTCATAGGCTTTTTCACAAGCCAACTCTTTTTAAAGTAGATTTATGATAGATCTTTATGCTTTTGGACCAACACTACATATGCATATGACAAGAACATGCAGAACTGGCTATTATTTTAGTGACAAACAAGTAATAAATGAAAGACATTTTACCAATATATCAAGAGGATTTCTTATCAGAATGAAGTGCTTTCCTTTCTTCATTAGATCACCAGTCAAACCTTGTAAGCGTTGCTTTGATATATGCTGAAAACAGcaaaagataaataatgaaGTAGAAGAAAACAAACTTGGTTTTGATAACACAGCTAAGGCTCAacataaactaattattatGGGTATTTTCATCTGGATCAATGAATCAGCTTCCTTCCACCTCCTCAAACAGACTCGTGTTGATTTATTTGGACACATGCCAGTTGTGGGACCTTCCTAGACCAAAACCAATTCCTAGCCAACTAAACTACTTGCATAATTTAGAGCATAACAGCAAAAGATGTAGACTTTTTGTAACAATTGAAGCTTCTGCTTCAGTTTCTTTGACTTTGTGCAGAGTTACCCCATCACAAAATTAGAATGAGACACAGGAATATAAAGTTAATAGTACAATACCTCCTGTCATTGAAGTAAATGGTCATAATGTTCttctatttatacatttttttagaaaatgcGTATCTCAAAAGATACATTGTTTACCTTGCAGAATCTATATTTCTTCCTTCCTGGACCAAAAATTATGTCAGTAGTGACCTTATTTCCATCAGATTCCTGTTACATTTGAAACACCAACAATTTTCAATATGAAGCATGGGAAGAGGACACTACAAGAGACACACaggataattataataaatgatagCTGAAGAAGCATTGCAAGTTAATTTTAGAGTTCAGTATGTAGAGCTTGCTGAAGGCAGAATCTTCAGAactcaattaagaaaaaatgacCATAAAGAACTTGAAGCTACTTTTATACTTCCACTCTAGATCAGAGATGCTTATATTTTTCAGAATTCTCACATTCTACGAAACACCCTCTACATTTAATAAAGCATCATTTTCCCcaccaaacaaacaaaaaaattgtttatcatCACTATAGACAGTCATTTTAAATATACCAGGCTGACAGAACAATGATTGAGTGAACAGAGATAAGTTAAAGTGCtgagaataatttaataaaagcaTAATCAAATCAACCTAGTTCTCAGCACCAACTACAAGACGATTAGAGGAGAGGTAATGAAGGAGGGCATTTTGTGACAGATATACCATTTTTGAGAGTAGCTCCTCTCTATACGGTCTATCAAGACCTGTTACTCTAAGGAAATTTGCATAGAGAGGCTCATCAAGCACTTCTATGTCATCCCTCTGCGTAGCACAAATGAAAACACCTTAATCAGGAACAGGATTCTCGAGTAATCATCAATAACAAAGCACGATTTCAAT
Above is a genomic segment from Vigna radiata var. radiata cultivar VC1973A chromosome 10, Vradiata_ver6, whole genome shotgun sequence containing:
- the LOC106775861 gene encoding branched-chain-amino-acid aminotransferase-like protein 2 encodes the protein MVKSEMAESEVEVIHSWSAPRSLSTSLMYSFAQRDDIEVLDEPLYANFLRVTGLDRPYREELLSKMESDGNKVTTDIIFGPGRKKYRFCKHISKQRLQGLTGDLMKKGKHFILIRNPLDILPSFDKVVPPSFYELGLAELVCIYNELRETGKAPPVIDAAELQQDPEATLRGLCDDLEIPFQPAMLKWEAGPKEIDGLWAPWWYKTVHKSTGFEKPRKYPEPFPFSLYNLLEQSLPLYKMLRRHVKKKSSLLSSPLPTPDLPVPANEKLLAWVGDEIVPRDSAKVSVFDSVVQGGDSVWEGLRVYNGKIFKLEEHLDRLFDSAKALAFENVPNRDEIKEAIFRTLIRNGMFDNSHIRLSLTRGKKVSSGMSPAFNLYGCTLIVLAEWKPPVYDNTRGIALVTATTRRNSPNNLDSKIHHNNLLNNILAKIEGNNAKADDAIMLDQDGYLSETNATNIFVVKKGRVLTPHADYCLPGITRATVMDLVVKEQLILEERRISLSEVHTADEVWTTGTMGELSPVVKVDGRIIGNGEVGAITRRLQAAYKKLTEGSGIPIPNYVKT